One window of the Triticum dicoccoides isolate Atlit2015 ecotype Zavitan chromosome 3B, WEW_v2.0, whole genome shotgun sequence genome contains the following:
- the LOC119276120 gene encoding IQ domain-containing protein IQM1-like, with protein MSSLRPLNTEPSFLHSPMDACAAPLRSPSPRVVAGPPKKRMPRPLQRSLSFKNWEAEAAADEPEPATRCINGARPGTLLLQSPGSKQQSPSKPHFVSPRPQAELDDAATKVQKLFKGHRTRRNLADCAIVVEELWWKAYDSASLNIKSISFFDEAKQETAASRWSRAGKRIAKVGKGLSKDEKAQKLALQHWLEAIDPRHRYGHNLHLYYDIWSASSSTEPFFYWLDIGAGKDVHHQKCPRSKLYSQLIMYLGPNERAGYEVIVEQGKLMYRRSGLLVETTEDSKWIFVLSTTRSLYIGQKKKGKFQHSSFLAGAATTAAGRLVAKDGILKAIWPYSGHYLPTEENFREFISFLEENNVDLANVKRCSVDDDEYPSFKKSSDEPTEMEGDDEKPTEEAQHDETLNSSQIELPEMDIIKEVVAEDNAETETKMASLPSFKWATAAGARIGCVRDYPADLQSMALEHVNLSPRVVPSPSANRLPIPSPRPSPRIRLSPRLHYMGLPTPTGRRLPIPSPEIRRQQFMGFHTPQVSLTLPKHKAK; from the exons ATGTCCTCGCTGAGGCCGCTCAACACGGAACCAAGTTTTCTCCACTCCCCCATGGATGCCTGCGCCGCGCCGCTGAGGTCGCCGTCGCCGAGGGTCGTCGCCGGCCCGCCCAAGAAGAGGATGCCGCGCCCCCTCCAGAGGTCGCTCAGCTTCAAGAACTGGGAGGCGGAGGCTGCCGCCGATGAGCCAGAGCCGGCGACCCGGTGCATCAACGGCGCGCGCCCCGGGACCCTCCTGCTCCAGAGCCCCGGAAGCAAGCAGCAGTCCCCGTCCAAGCCGCACTTCGTCTCTCCGAGGCCTCAGGCCGAGCTGGACGACGCGGCCACCAAGGTCCAGAAGCTCTTCAAGGGCCACCGGACCCGGAGGAACCTCGCCGACTGCGCCATTGTCGTGGAGGAGCTCTG GTGGAAGGCCTACGATTCCGCATCACTCAACATCAAGTCCATCTCCTTCTTCGACGAGGCCAAGCAGGAGACGGCTGCTTCCCGGTGGTCAAGGGCTGGGAAGAGGATTGCCAAGGTCGGCAAGGGGCTGTCCAAAGACGAGAAGGCCCAGAAACTGGCACTGCAGCATTGGCTCGAAGCT ATTGACCCGCGCCATCGCTACGGCCACAAtttgcacctctactacgacatctGGTCCGCGAGTTCCAGCACAGAGCCCTTCTTCTACTG GCTGGATATCGGAGCCGGGAAAGACGTTCATCACCAAAAGTGTCCGAGAAGCAAGCTGTATTCCCAACTGATTATGTACCTCGGACCA AACGAGAGGGCAGGGTACGAGGTTATTGTGGAGCAAGGGAAGCTCATGTACAGGAGAAGCGGCCTTCTCGTAGAAACCACCGAGGATTCGAAATGGATATTTGTGCTGAGCACAACTAGATCACTATACATCGGGCAG AAGAAGAAGGGTAAATTTCAGCACTCAAGTTTCCTGGCCGGCGCGGCGACAACCGCTGCCGGTAGGTTGGTTGCCAAAGATGGCATTCTTAAGGCAATATGGCCTTACAGCGGCCACTACCTCCCTACAGAGGAGAACTTCAGGGAGTTCATCAGTTTCTTGGAGGAGAACAATGTCGATCTAGCTAACGTCAAG AGGTGTTCCGTGGACGACGACGAGTACCCATCGTTCAAAAAGAGCTCAGACGAGCCTACTGAAATGGAAGGAGATGACGAGAAACCCACCGAGGAGGCGCAACATGATGAGACCCTCAACAGCTCGCAAATTGAACTGCCTGAGATGGACATCATCAAGGAAGTGGTTGCCGAGGACAATGCGGAAACCGAGACCAAGATGGCCAGTCTCCCATCCTTCAAATGGGCAACCGCTGCTGGCGCGCGGATCGGCTGTGTCCGTGACTACCCGGCTGATCTCCAGAGCATGGCTCTTGAGCATGTCAATCTGTCACCAAGAGTGGTGCCGTCTCCGAGTGCGAATCGGCTGCCCATCCCGTCACCTCGGCCGAGCCCCAGGATCAGGCTGTCTCCCCGGCTGCACTACATGGGCCTTCCCACCCCCACCGGCCGCCGTCTCCCGATCCCAAGCCCGGAAATCAGGAGGCAGCAGTTCATGGGTTTTCACACACCGCAAGTGTCTCTCACTCTCCCCAAGCACAAGGCCAAGTGA